From the Lathyrus oleraceus cultivar Zhongwan6 chromosome 4, CAAS_Psat_ZW6_1.0, whole genome shotgun sequence genome, one window contains:
- the LOC127073807 gene encoding microtubule-associated protein RP/EB family member 1A has protein sequence MATNIGIMDSAYFVGRNEILSWINNRLQLNLSRIEEAASGAVQCQMMDVTHQGVVPMHKVNFDAKTEYDKIQNYKVLQEVFNKLKIEKHIEVSRLVKGRPLDNLEFLQWLKRYCDSVNGGIMNENYNPVERRIKVGKDRNLKCSIKKSKSLQTDIVNNSGSDNTFASNRTSGANPPFRSSGVAGGANSSAEIQSLSKEITGLKLAVEVLEKERDFYFAKLRDIEIICQTPEVENIAITIAIKKILYANDTKESALEDAQDYLNQAMNAVEAQDYHGQIIDANEAEAEIEADSQN, from the exons ATGGCGACGAATATCGGCATAATGGACAGTGCTTATTTTGTCGGCAGGAATGAGATTCTGAGTTGGATCAACAATAGACTCCAGCTCAATCTCTCACGCATTGAAGAG GCTGCATCTGGTGCTGTACAATGCCAGATGATGGATGTGACGCATCAAGGTGTTGTTCCGATGCATAAG GTTAACTTTGATGCAAAGACGGAGTATGATAAGATCCAGAATTACAAAGTTCTGCAGGAAGTGTTCAACAAGCTGAAAATTGAAAAG CATATTGAAGTTAGCAGGCTTGTTAAAGGCAGGCCTTTGGACAACTTGGAGTTCCTCCAGTGGCTGAAACGTTACTGTGATTCTGTGAATGGTGGCATTATGAATGA GAACTATAATCCTGTGGAGCGAAGAATTAAGGTCGGAAAGGACCGAAATCTGAAATGTTCCATAAAGAAATCAAAATCACTGCAAACGGATATTGTGAATAACTCAGGCTCAGACAACACATTTGCTTCTAATAGAACCTCTG GGGCCAACCCACCATTCAGATCAAGTGGAGTGGCAGGTGGGGCTAATTCTTCAGCAGAGATTCAGTCTTTGTCCAAAGAG ATTACTGGTCTCAAATTAGCAGTGGAAGTCCTTGAAAAGGAGAGAGACTTTTACTTTGCAAAACTACGGGATATAGAAATTATTTGTCAGACTCCAGAAGTGGAGAATATCGCT ATCACTATAGCAATTAAGAAGATTTTATATGCCAATGATACAAAGGAGTCAGCGCTGGAGGATGCTCAAGATTATCTTAATCAAGCTATGAATGCTGTAGAAGCTCAAGATTATCATGGTCAAATTATTGATGCTAATGAAGCTGAAGCAGAAATTGAAGCGGATTCCCAAAACTAG